A genomic stretch from Hemitrygon akajei chromosome 10, sHemAka1.3, whole genome shotgun sequence includes:
- the LOC140734044 gene encoding tumor necrosis factor ligand superfamily member 10-like has protein sequence MLSPGNSTMREGSAPTLSALVDNVNEAGSMQTQGNRCEHRPSVSVRIVLYMVTLLVAAHMITSTMLYAYLSIKFDKVERDSEFRLPGHTAGRGNQSLADAELFLQSIYQVLQHKAKDHTEPEGGVFNAQKGDHPGGHRFHSPQRTAAHLIGITPGESPPGTTFPCKKGSPIKKWMAADFPAFTHNINYTSGKLVITEPGFYYIYCQVSFRLTSGKPERKSNVPFVQYINLQRDPEQSIILMKASKTPMDKSQASSFNSVNQGGIFQLKEGDQLFVSVTTTDLLSYDIATYFGTFRL, from the exons ATGTTGAGCCCAGGCAACTCCACTATGAGGGAAGGGAGTGCGCCGACACTGTCTGCTCTGGTCGACAACGTGAATGAAGCGGGGAGCATGCAGACGCAAGGAAATCGCTGCGAGCATCGACCTTCGGTGTCCGTCCGAATAGTCCTCTACATGGTCACCTTGTTAGTGGCGGCACACATGATCaccagcacaatgctttacgctTACCTCTCCATCAAATTCGACAAG GTGGAAAGGGACTCGGAATTTCGGCTTCCCGGACACACAGCGGGGCGAGGAAATCAAAGCCTGGCCGACGCCGAGCTGTTTCTGCAGAGCATTTACCAG GTCCTGCAGCACAAAGCCAAGGATCATACAGAGCCAGAGGGCGGTGTCTTCAACGCACAGAAAG GTGACCATCCAGGGGGACACAGGTTCCACAGCCCCCAGCGTACCGCAGCTCACCTTATTGGCATCACACCAGGGGAAAGTCCGCCAG gGACCACTTTTCCGTGTAAGAAAGGGTCTCCGATCAAAAAGTGGATGGCTGCAGATTTCCCCGCGTTTACGCACAACATCAACTACACCAGCGGTAAGCTAGTTATCACCGAGCCTGGTTTTTACTATATCTATTGCCAGGTTAGTTTTCGGCTAACCAGTGGTAAACCCGAGAGAAAATCGAACGTGCCTTTTGTTCAGTACATCAATCTGCAAAGAGACCCGGAACAATCTATAATACTGATGAAGGCTTCCAAAACGCCCATGGATAAAAGCCAAGCTTCCAGCTTCAACTCTGTGAACCAGGGCGGAATCTTTCAGCTGAAGGAGGGAGACCAGCTCTTTGTATCCGTGACCACCACAGATTTGCTCAGTTATGACATCGCCACCTACTTCGGCACTTTTCGGCTTTAG